A section of the Leminorella richardii genome encodes:
- the nrfC gene encoding cytochrome c nitrite reductase Fe-S protein encodes MSCSRRHFIAGMGAVILTTGAAHRVLAQTMSVNGIRYGMVYDETRCIGCTACMDACREVNNVPEGVSRLNIIRTGPIGEFPEAKYQFDRHSCQHCDNPPCVDVCPTGASYKDAATGIVDVNPDRCVGCQYCIAACPYRVRFIHPVKKSADKCNFCRDTNLAKGKLPACVESCPTKALTFGNLDDPNSDIVKLIADKTTYRSKVHLGTEPKMYRIPSKHGEIKG; translated from the coding sequence ATGAGTTGCTCACGCCGTCATTTTATTGCCGGTATGGGAGCAGTTATCTTGACGACCGGCGCCGCGCATCGCGTGTTGGCTCAGACGATGTCGGTTAACGGTATTCGCTATGGCATGGTGTATGACGAAACTCGTTGTATCGGATGCACCGCCTGTATGGATGCCTGCCGGGAGGTCAATAACGTTCCTGAAGGGGTATCGCGGCTGAACATTATCCGCACCGGCCCCATCGGGGAGTTTCCAGAGGCAAAATATCAGTTCGACCGACACTCCTGTCAACACTGTGACAATCCGCCATGTGTGGACGTCTGCCCGACAGGAGCCTCTTATAAAGATGCGGCTACCGGTATCGTTGACGTTAACCCCGACCGCTGCGTGGGCTGCCAGTACTGTATCGCCGCCTGCCCTTATCGCGTGCGCTTTATTCACCCGGTGAAAAAGAGCGCCGACAAGTGCAACTTCTGTCGCGATACCAATCTGGCGAAGGGCAAACTGCCCGCCTGCGTAGAGTCTTGCCCAACCAAGGCGCTGACGTTTGGTAATTTGGACGATCCGAACAGCGACATTGTGAAGCTGATTGCGGATAAGACCACTTACCGTTCTAAGGTACACCTAGGCACTGAGCCGAAGATGTATCGTATACCGAGCAAACACGGGGAGATTAAAGGATGA
- the nrfB gene encoding cytochrome c nitrite reductase pentaheme subunit: MSSLRLLFKRRLHAGLLALASVLAVAAMPSQAAESTEQSTAASSGYQVELQRNRDYACTQCHKENKDGMHGAHAKAISPNNRMPVTCTNCHGTISPAHRDGAVDAMRFNKDTFPVDKQNQVCMTCHQPEKLRAALWAHDVHILKTSCASCHQLHPAVDPVKGLDKKGQIKLCVDCHSEQQKLHQKEKETP; the protein is encoded by the coding sequence ATGAGTAGTTTACGTTTGCTATTCAAACGCAGGCTCCACGCCGGACTATTGGCGCTGGCGTCTGTACTTGCTGTCGCGGCGATGCCGTCGCAGGCGGCGGAGTCGACAGAACAGAGTACAGCAGCCTCATCTGGCTATCAGGTTGAGCTACAGCGCAACCGCGATTACGCATGTACTCAATGTCATAAAGAAAATAAAGACGGGATGCACGGCGCTCACGCCAAGGCTATAAGTCCTAACAACAGGATGCCGGTGACCTGTACCAACTGCCACGGCACTATTTCGCCAGCACACCGCGACGGCGCTGTGGACGCAATGCGCTTTAACAAAGACACCTTCCCAGTGGACAAGCAGAATCAGGTTTGTATGACCTGCCACCAGCCTGAGAAGCTGCGCGCTGCGCTGTGGGCGCACGATGTACACATTCTGAAAACCTCTTGTGCCAGCTGTCACCAGCTGCATCCTGCCGTCGATCCGGTGAAGGGGCTGGATAAGAAGGGGCAGATCAAGCTGTGCGTCGACTGTCATAGCGAGCAGCAAAAGCTGCATCAAAAAGAGAAGGAAACGCCATGA